AACAATAGTTTCAAATGCAACGAGATGGGATACATTTGGTGGTCAGGGAGTTAATGATCCACTAGTTAGAAGAGATAAGATCCCACCTGCAGAAACAAAATGGAAAAAAAGATATATACCTTCACCTTCTTTTCTCTCTCTACACTTAGGAGTAAATAAAGACTCTGTTCCTTCTACCACACATTGCCATCACTTACTTCTAAATTCATGGAAAGAGATGGAGAGTGAACAGGGAGTTACTTTTGTATCAATTCCAACTCTACTAGATCCATCATTGGCACCAACAGGTAGCCATATTATTCACGCATTTACACCTTCTTCAATGGATTATTGGGAGGGGTTAAACAACAAAGAATATCTTTCAAAGAAAAAGGAAGACGGAGACAAGCTTATTTCAAAATTAGAACAATTATTCCCTAATCTAAGTCAAAACATTTTGCATAAAGAAATCGGCAGTCCTAAAACACATAAAAGATTTCTTTCTAGAAACAAAGGAAGTTATGGTCCAATTCCTTCCATGAGATTGCCTGGTCTTCTTCCAATGCCATTTAATACTACAAGTATTAAAGGCCTATATTGTGTTGGTGATTCTTGTTTTCCTGGCCAAGGTTTAAACGCTGTAGCTTTTAGCGGTTACGCTTGTGCTCATATCATCGGAACAAAGCTCGGAATAAACAAATGGGGCCTACCGGTATAACTCTTAAAAATTCCTAAAGATTAAGAAGGCAGATTGTCGAGGCTAAACCTATATCCCTGCTGACGAACAGTTGTAATACCTCCTCCATCCCCAAGACCAGCTTGTTCTAATTTTCTTCTGAGGGTCAAAACCTGAGTATCAACTGAACGGGGGCCACCACTAAATGGAGGCCAAGCCATTCGTAAAAGCTCATGACGGCTTCTGACCATGCCAGGAGGCATTAATAGAGCACACAACAAAGCAAACTCCCTTGGGCTTAGCTCTACAGGTTTCTCTCTCAAGGTAACCTGTCTAAGCAGCAGATGAACTTCAAGAGGTCCTACTGCGACGCGTTCCTGTAAACCAATTCTGCCTCTTTTCAGTAAGGTTCTACACCTAGCAGCTAACTCTTCTAGGCCAAAAGGTTTTCTTAAAACATCATCAGCACCATCATCTAGAAGACCAACAACAGGTTCAACCCCTGTTCTTGCAGTAAGCACAATCACTGAACATCCCAATTGCTGTGCAAGTCGAAGTGCTGAACTTTTTTCTAACAGCTCAGCACTAACTAATAAATCTGGTGATTGATCACGACAAAGATCAACTGCTTCCTCAGCAGAACCAACCGCTGCTGCAAGCTGGCCATCTTGTCTGAGTCTCTGAACTAAAACAGTTCTAAGAGTTGGATGAGGCTCAACTACAAGCACCTTAG
Above is a genomic segment from Prochlorococcus marinus XMU1408 containing:
- a CDS encoding response regulator transcription factor; the protein is MTSIPADQLATEQIQGSSSGSSPIQATTQSPSKVLVVEPHPTLRTVLVQRLRQDGQLAAAVGSAEEAVDLCRDQSPDLLVSAELLEKSSALRLAQQLGCSVIVLTARTGVEPVVGLLDDGADDVLRKPFGLEELAARCRTLLKRGRIGLQERVAVGPLEVHLLLRQVTLREKPVELSPREFALLCALLMPPGMVRSRHELLRMAWPPFSGGPRSVDTQVLTLRRKLEQAGLGDGGGITTVRQQGYRFSLDNLPS